A region of Granulibacter bethesdensis DNA encodes the following proteins:
- a CDS encoding inositol monophosphatase family protein, producing MSSPLDRSLRDRLTAVAEAAADKAASVIRPLFRTRLDAALKSDQSPVTIADRKAEEVMRRLIADAFPDHGILGEEYGLERAEADFRWVLDPIDGTRAFITGRPTFGTLIGLMWRGEPVLGLIDQPVTGERWIGERALTSDDVVHPTYFTGPFGGQVGIRPCPRLEDAELSATSPEMFGDDLPRWQSFAHHARRVSWGGDCYAYGLLALGQIDIVAEADLKVWDWAALLPVVEGAGGRMTCWSGQPLSEHGSGRTLAVGDPALLPQAVAALSESSSGIRTK from the coding sequence ATGAGTTCTCCCCTTGACCGTTCTCTGCGTGACCGTCTGACGGCCGTTGCCGAGGCCGCCGCCGATAAAGCGGCCTCCGTGATCAGGCCGTTGTTTCGTACCCGGCTGGATGCGGCGCTGAAATCCGATCAGTCCCCGGTCACCATCGCCGACCGCAAGGCGGAAGAGGTCATGCGGCGGCTGATTGCCGATGCTTTTCCCGATCACGGCATTCTGGGCGAGGAATACGGGCTTGAACGTGCAGAGGCTGATTTCCGCTGGGTGCTCGATCCCATCGACGGCACCCGCGCCTTTATCACCGGTCGCCCGACTTTCGGTACGCTGATCGGGCTGATGTGGCGGGGCGAACCTGTACTCGGCCTGATTGACCAGCCAGTCACCGGAGAACGCTGGATCGGCGAACGCGCCCTGACCTCGGATGATGTCGTGCATCCCACATATTTCACCGGTCCTTTCGGGGGGCAGGTCGGCATCCGACCCTGTCCCCGTCTGGAAGATGCCGAGCTGTCCGCCACCAGCCCGGAGATGTTCGGCGATGACCTGCCCCGCTGGCAGTCTTTCGCCCATCATGCCCGGCGGGTGAGCTGGGGCGGCGATTGCTATGCGTATGGGCTGCTGGCGTTGGGGCAGATTGACATCGTGGCCGAGGCGGATCTGAAAGTCTGGGACTGGGCTGCCCTGTTGCCGGTCGTGGAGGGGGCAGGTGGACGCATGACCTGCTGGTCCGGCCAGCCTCTCTCCGAGCATGGCTCGGGCCGTACGCTGGCAGTGGGCGATCCGGCCCTGCTGCCGCAGGCCGTTGCCGCCCTGTCCGAATCTTCTTCCGGCATTCGTACGAAATAA
- a CDS encoding cytochrome c family protein has protein sequence MIWAAAFGVAALALAGWSLLPGMWGDEPPVPVPSIALLMASADPARGEVAAERHCHRCHALTGSPDARTVAPPLRGVVGRERASVPGFHYSHALKEMHGQWDTDSLNAWLFRPSAFVPGTRMSFAGVKDDRERADIIAYLRVISGLPPASLRQSGQP, from the coding sequence ATGATCTGGGCAGCAGCGTTCGGCGTGGCGGCGCTTGCGCTCGCCGGATGGAGCCTGTTGCCGGGCATGTGGGGGGATGAACCCCCGGTTCCGGTGCCCTCAATCGCCTTGCTGATGGCCAGCGCTGATCCGGCAAGGGGGGAGGTAGCCGCCGAACGGCATTGTCACCGCTGCCACGCTTTGACAGGATCGCCCGATGCCCGCACCGTGGCGCCGCCTTTGCGTGGCGTGGTAGGGCGGGAGCGTGCGTCGGTTCCCGGTTTTCACTATTCCCATGCCTTGAAAGAGATGCACGGACAATGGGATACGGACTCCCTCAATGCCTGGCTTTTCCGACCGTCTGCCTTTGTTCCTGGCACCCGTATGTCTTTTGCCGGGGTGAAGGATGATCGGGAAAGAGCCGACATCATAGCCTATCTGCGTGTCATTTCCGGCCTGCCACCGGCTTCCTTACGGCAGTCCGGGCAACCATGA
- a CDS encoding 3-deoxy-manno-octulosonate cytidylyltransferase, producing MTPLIVIPSRMGSSRLPGKPLADLNGRPMILHVLDRAMEAGIGPVAVACAEEEIAAAVRAAGGTAILTDPDLPAGTDRVHAALGVLDPEMRYNAVVNLQGDLPTILPDMISAVLKPLRSPTFDIATLVAEITTEEERISPAVVKAVCAFPDPAGTVAPALYFSRTAVPSGAGPLWHHIGIYAYRRTALDRFVSLPESPLEKREKLEQLRALEAGMRIGCARVEHAPFGVDTPEDLERARGVLRNWSSSVTEPSA from the coding sequence ATGACCCCTCTCATCGTCATTCCCAGCCGCATGGGATCGAGCCGCCTGCCCGGCAAACCTCTCGCCGATCTCAACGGGCGCCCGATGATCCTGCATGTGCTGGACCGGGCGATGGAGGCCGGGATCGGGCCGGTGGCCGTCGCCTGCGCAGAGGAGGAAATTGCCGCCGCCGTGCGTGCCGCAGGTGGAACCGCCATCCTGACCGATCCGGACCTGCCCGCCGGGACCGACCGTGTGCATGCCGCACTGGGCGTGCTCGATCCGGAGATGCGATATAATGCGGTGGTCAATCTTCAGGGCGATCTGCCCACCATCCTGCCGGATATGATCAGCGCCGTGCTGAAGCCTCTGCGCAGCCCGACTTTCGACATCGCCACGCTGGTGGCGGAAATCACCACCGAGGAGGAGCGTATCTCCCCCGCCGTGGTCAAGGCCGTCTGCGCTTTTCCTGACCCGGCCGGTACTGTTGCTCCGGCACTGTATTTCTCCCGTACCGCCGTACCATCAGGGGCGGGGCCGCTCTGGCATCATATCGGCATCTATGCCTATCGCCGTACCGCACTGGATCGTTTTGTCTCCCTGCCGGAAAGCCCGCTGGAAAAACGCGAGAAACTGGAGCAATTGCGTGCGCTCGAAGCAGGCATGAGGATCGGCTGCGCCCGCGTCGAGCACGCGCCATTCGGTGTCGATACACCGGAGGATCTTGAACGCGCCCGCGGGGTGCTCCGCAACTGGTCATCCTCCGTCACGGAGCCTTCGGCATGA
- a CDS encoding prephenate dehydratase, translating to MSAFSPTPPASSYHGPIAFQGQPGAYSDLACRAAYPHLKTLPCPTFEAVIEAVREGQADLAMLPCENTLAGRVPDIHSLLPASGLFIVGEHFQRVEHALLAPPGATLETLKRARSHAVALGQVRNILRDLGLEAVVEADTAGAAKLVAELGGTEDAAIASPLAAEIYGLTILRRNVEDAAHNTTRFYVVSTTAAPPEPERADTMTTFVFRVRNIPAALYKALGGFATNGINLIKLESYMLDGAFTATQFLCDVIGHPDQPPLRRALEELGFFSREVKILGVYPSAAQRGITEPAE from the coding sequence ATGAGCGCTTTCTCCCCCACACCACCTGCCTCATCCTATCACGGTCCGATCGCATTTCAGGGGCAACCGGGCGCCTATTCCGACCTCGCCTGCCGTGCCGCCTATCCGCATCTGAAAACCCTGCCCTGCCCGACTTTCGAGGCGGTGATCGAGGCCGTACGCGAAGGACAGGCCGACCTGGCCATGCTGCCTTGCGAGAACACGCTGGCCGGCCGGGTGCCGGATATCCATTCCCTGTTGCCTGCCAGCGGGCTGTTCATCGTCGGCGAGCATTTCCAGCGCGTGGAGCATGCCCTGCTGGCCCCACCCGGCGCGACACTGGAAACGCTGAAACGTGCCCGGTCCCACGCAGTGGCGCTGGGGCAGGTCCGTAACATCCTGCGCGATCTGGGGCTTGAAGCCGTCGTGGAAGCCGATACCGCAGGCGCTGCAAAGCTGGTTGCCGAACTGGGCGGTACCGAGGATGCCGCCATCGCCTCCCCCCTCGCTGCCGAAATTTACGGCCTGACTATCCTGCGCCGGAATGTCGAGGACGCAGCCCATAATACGACCCGCTTTTACGTCGTCTCCACCACGGCCGCCCCACCCGAGCCGGAACGCGCCGATACCATGACCACCTTTGTCTTTCGCGTGCGCAATATCCCTGCCGCGCTTTACAAGGCACTGGGAGGGTTCGCTACCAACGGCATCAATCTGATCAAGCTGGAAAGCTATATGCTGGACGGTGCCTTCACCGCCACACAGTTCCTGTGTGACGTGATCGGTCATCCTGACCAGCCGCCGCTCCGCCGGGCGCTTGAAGAACTTGGTTTTTTCAGCCGGGAAGTGAAAATCCTGGGCGTCTACCCCTCGGCCGCCCAGCGCGGGATCACCGAACCAGCCGAATAA
- a CDS encoding alpha/beta fold hydrolase, which produces MTEKLLQNLVAARLHRGVEAGRTDPSLLLEQAVWTETVQRDAALIAGVAAYRRHPYYRHAPPRHVVWREGSSTVLLHPAPVSGHLPPVLLVPSLINRGYVLDLAPGYSLMDRLAQAGYPVFLLEWGRPGEPEQYFGLTDYIAGRLDRAVQAIADLTGQEVVMAGYCMGGLLALAASLRRPAAVRALALLATPWDFHAAGPEHQRLSTALQPVLGGVLKQYGCLPVDILQIMFALIEPFGVADKYRAFGRLPQDHPRADHFVALEDWLNDGISLAAPVAQEVVNGWYCDNLPAQGRWKVDGHVVDPAALHCPAFVAVPSRDRIVPPASALKLAQVIPGALLHRMEAGHIGMTAGRSAEAVLWQPLLRWLGTV; this is translated from the coding sequence ATGACAGAAAAGTTGCTGCAAAACCTCGTGGCGGCAAGGCTCCATCGCGGGGTAGAGGCGGGGCGAACTGATCCCTCCCTGCTGTTGGAGCAGGCGGTCTGGACAGAAACAGTGCAGCGTGATGCCGCCCTGATCGCGGGTGTAGCGGCCTATCGTCGCCATCCCTATTATCGCCATGCTCCACCGAGGCATGTGGTCTGGCGTGAGGGGAGCAGCACAGTTCTGCTGCACCCTGCGCCGGTTTCCGGCCATCTGCCGCCTGTTTTGCTGGTCCCAAGTCTGATCAACCGCGGATATGTGCTTGATCTGGCGCCGGGTTATTCCCTGATGGATCGGCTGGCGCAGGCCGGGTATCCGGTGTTCCTGCTGGAATGGGGCAGGCCGGGGGAGCCTGAACAGTATTTTGGTCTGACCGACTATATTGCGGGGCGTCTGGATCGCGCTGTGCAGGCCATTGCCGATCTCACGGGGCAGGAAGTGGTCATGGCCGGATATTGCATGGGCGGCCTGCTGGCTCTTGCTGCGTCCCTGCGCCGTCCGGCGGCGGTGCGGGCGCTTGCCTTGCTGGCCACTCCGTGGGATTTCCATGCAGCCGGGCCGGAGCATCAGCGTCTGAGTACTGCGTTGCAGCCCGTTCTGGGGGGAGTGCTGAAACAGTACGGCTGCCTGCCGGTGGATATCCTTCAGATCATGTTTGCGTTGATCGAGCCGTTTGGCGTCGCGGATAAATACCGCGCTTTTGGTCGTCTGCCGCAGGATCATCCGCGCGCTGATCATTTCGTGGCGCTTGAGGACTGGCTCAATGACGGGATCTCTCTTGCAGCCCCGGTGGCTCAGGAGGTGGTGAATGGCTGGTATTGCGACAATTTGCCGGCACAAGGCAGGTGGAAAGTGGATGGGCATGTGGTTGATCCCGCCGCATTGCACTGCCCGGCTTTTGTGGCCGTGCCGTCGCGGGACCGGATCGTGCCGCCCGCCAGCGCATTGAAGCTGGCGCAGGTCATTCCCGGTGCGTTGCTGCACCGGATGGAGGCAGGGCATATCGGCATGACGGCGGGCCGCTCGGCAGAGGCTGTGCTGTGGCAGCCTCTGCTACGGTGGCTGGGGACTGTGTGA
- the phaR gene encoding polyhydroxyalkanoate synthesis repressor PhaR: protein MSMPNPRPASSRAAGRPSRSASNTSTPHVAQTNGEAAPERDNNPDNTHAAPSPVIIKKYANRRLYNTETSCYITLENLADMVRTGREFSVFDAKSGEDITRSVLTQIIVEEENKGRAMLPTTFLRQLIGFYGDSLQSIVPRYLEEAMSTFAHQQQQMRSAVQQTMGSFFPFASSSTLEEVSRQNMAMIEKAMSLFNPFYKGPATPVSEKQEELSSTEQEIIQLKEEIKTLKDQLKREKNAFE from the coding sequence ATGTCCATGCCCAACCCGCGTCCCGCCTCTTCCCGCGCTGCTGGACGCCCGTCCAGGTCCGCCAGCAACACGTCCACACCTCACGTGGCGCAGACAAATGGGGAAGCAGCACCGGAACGGGATAATAACCCGGACAATACCCATGCGGCTCCATCACCTGTTATTATCAAGAAATACGCCAATCGACGTCTCTATAATACCGAGACATCCTGTTACATCACGCTCGAAAATCTGGCCGACATGGTCCGCACAGGACGCGAATTCTCCGTCTTCGATGCCAAAAGCGGCGAGGACATCACAAGAAGCGTCCTGACCCAGATTATCGTCGAGGAAGAAAACAAGGGGCGGGCCATGCTGCCCACCACCTTCCTCCGGCAGTTGATCGGGTTTTACGGGGATAGCCTGCAATCCATTGTTCCCCGGTACCTTGAGGAAGCCATGAGCACCTTCGCCCATCAACAACAGCAGATGCGCAGCGCGGTGCAACAGACCATGGGCAGCTTTTTCCCGTTCGCTTCCAGCAGCACCCTGGAAGAGGTCAGCCGCCAGAATATGGCCATGATTGAAAAGGCCATGAGTCTTTTCAATCCATTCTATAAAGGGCCAGCGACTCCGGTTTCGGAAAAACAGGAAGAGCTTTCCTCCACCGAGCAAGAGATCATTCAACTAAAAGAAGAAATAAAAACTCTCAAAGATCAATTAAAGAGAGAGAAAAATGCCTTTGAATAA
- a CDS encoding helix-turn-helix domain-containing protein codes for MLAATSRTTSGGRVAARASDADRHVGNRIRERRVMLGLSQQQLAQMIGVTYQQAHKYERGLNRISAGRLYQISHVLNVPISWFFDGFSNENRTADLTTRQRMCLELARNFAAIDNEKHQEALSQMARALAAQSVANKMPQDGYASDLEESREEVA; via the coding sequence ATTCTTGCTGCAACCTCCCGAACGACTTCAGGCGGCCGTGTCGCAGCCAGAGCCAGTGATGCAGACAGACATGTGGGCAATCGCATCAGGGAACGCAGGGTCATGCTCGGGCTGTCCCAGCAGCAGCTGGCCCAAATGATCGGCGTGACCTATCAGCAAGCCCATAAATACGAGCGCGGGCTGAACCGTATTTCAGCGGGTCGGCTTTATCAGATATCGCATGTGCTGAATGTGCCGATTTCCTGGTTCTTTGACGGCTTCTCTAATGAGAACAGAACAGCCGATCTGACGACGCGGCAGCGCATGTGCCTTGAACTTGCACGCAACTTTGCAGCGATCGACAACGAGAAGCATCAGGAAGCTCTCAGCCAGATGGCGCGGGCACTGGCCGCGCAGTCTGTTGCCAATAAAATGCCACAGGATGGTTATGCCTCGGATCTGGAAGAATCACGCGAAGAAGTCGCCTGA
- a CDS encoding L,D-transpeptidase, translating into MEAIVRPNGQLIYRNTIFRVALGRAGVTTCKQEGDGATPVGKLPLRRVFYRADRLAIPVCAGPLPLEPISPSDGWCDDPAHPQYNCRITRPFSASHEELWRQDYLYDIIGVLGWNDQPVEKGRGSAIFLHIAGQDYQPTAGCLALAAPDVIRLLKDGITSFRVLPA; encoded by the coding sequence ATGGAAGCAATTGTAAGGCCGAATGGGCAGCTAATATATCGGAATACCATCTTTCGGGTTGCGCTGGGGCGAGCGGGTGTCACGACCTGCAAGCAGGAAGGCGACGGAGCTACTCCGGTCGGCAAACTTCCTCTCCGTCGGGTGTTTTACAGGGCTGATCGTCTGGCAATACCGGTTTGTGCCGGCCCGCTCCCGCTGGAGCCAATCTCTCCATCTGATGGCTGGTGTGATGATCCGGCGCACCCACAGTACAATTGCCGGATAACCCGACCATTTTCGGCCAGTCATGAAGAATTATGGCGCCAGGATTATCTCTACGACATTATCGGTGTGTTGGGATGGAATGATCAGCCCGTCGAAAAAGGGAGAGGCTCAGCCATTTTTCTGCATATCGCTGGCCAGGACTACCAGCCGACGGCGGGATGTCTTGCTCTTGCGGCCCCGGATGTTATCCGTCTGCTCAAGGACGGGATAACGTCATTCAGGGTGTTGCCTGCCTGA
- a CDS encoding response regulator transcription factor encodes MPHTRPILVVDDDTMLRETLSDQLSVDGEFVAIPAINGKEAEDFLSDNISRFDAIILDVGLPDGDGRDLCVRWRRMGVKVPIIILTGSDEEHDVVRGLEAGANDYIAKPFRMAELLARVRNQLRSYENSEDAKFKIGPYIFKPAAKLLETEQNKRIRLTEKEASILKFLYRAGTKPVAREVLLNEVWGYNAAVTTHTLETHIYRLRQKIEQDPSSAQLLITEGGGYRLLP; translated from the coding sequence ATGCCACACACACGCCCTATCCTGGTCGTTGATGACGATACAATGCTGCGGGAAACCCTGTCTGATCAGTTGTCGGTCGACGGTGAGTTCGTCGCTATCCCGGCCATCAACGGAAAAGAGGCCGAAGATTTTCTCAGCGACAACATCTCTCGCTTTGATGCCATCATTCTGGATGTGGGTCTGCCGGATGGGGACGGGCGGGATTTGTGCGTGCGCTGGCGGCGCATGGGCGTCAAGGTGCCGATTATCATCCTGACTGGTTCCGACGAAGAACACGATGTCGTGCGGGGTCTTGAGGCCGGTGCCAATGATTATATCGCCAAGCCTTTTCGCATGGCCGAGTTGCTGGCCCGCGTCCGCAACCAGCTGCGCAGCTACGAAAACAGCGAGGATGCAAAATTCAAAATCGGTCCCTACATCTTCAAACCCGCCGCAAAGCTGCTGGAAACCGAACAGAACAAGCGCATACGGTTAACCGAGAAAGAAGCCTCTATTCTGAAGTTTCTCTACCGTGCCGGGACCAAGCCCGTGGCACGGGAGGTGCTGTTGAACGAGGTATGGGGCTACAACGCCGCCGTCACCACGCATACGCTGGAAACCCATATTTACCGCCTGCGGCAGAAAATCGAGCAGGATCCTTCCAGCGCGCAGCTTCTTATCACCGAAGGTGGAGGATACCGGCTGCTTCCGTAA
- a CDS encoding exodeoxyribonuclease III: protein MRVATWNINSLRLRLPLLEKVLAELDPDVLCLQETKVPDPLFPADLFPGRAAEHHGYAHVAYRGMKGYNGVAILSRIPFTVDDAAPDWCTRGDCRHLAVSLGVPSGPVVLHNFYVPAGGDEPDPAINPKFAHKLAFVEEATAYFAAQAPFTRTMLVGDLNIAPLEHDVWSHKQLLNVVSHTPPETTRMRQWLETGFVDAVRHFVPSDRKHYTWWSYRNRDWRASDRGRRLDHVWVSPDLVSSLQGQITLKEARDWERTSDHVPVCVTLSL, encoded by the coding sequence ATGCGTGTTGCGACCTGGAACATCAATTCCCTGCGCCTGCGTCTGCCCTTGCTGGAGAAAGTGCTGGCCGAGCTTGATCCCGACGTGCTGTGCCTGCAGGAAACCAAGGTGCCTGATCCTCTGTTTCCGGCAGATCTGTTTCCCGGTCGGGCGGCGGAGCATCATGGCTATGCCCATGTCGCCTATCGCGGGATGAAGGGATATAACGGGGTCGCCATTCTCTCCCGTATTCCTTTCACGGTGGATGACGCGGCACCGGACTGGTGCACCCGGGGGGACTGCCGTCACCTGGCAGTGTCTTTGGGGGTGCCGTCAGGGCCTGTGGTGCTGCATAATTTCTATGTCCCGGCCGGCGGTGATGAGCCGGACCCGGCTATCAACCCGAAATTTGCGCATAAGCTGGCGTTCGTGGAAGAAGCCACGGCCTATTTTGCGGCGCAGGCTCCTTTTACCCGTACCATGCTGGTCGGTGACCTCAATATCGCTCCGCTGGAGCATGATGTCTGGAGCCACAAGCAACTGCTGAACGTGGTCAGCCATACGCCGCCCGAGACCACACGGATGAGGCAATGGCTGGAAACCGGCTTTGTCGATGCGGTCCGCCATTTCGTTCCGTCAGACCGCAAGCATTATACATGGTGGTCATACCGTAATCGCGACTGGCGGGCATCTGATCGAGGGCGGAGGCTGGACCATGTCTGGGTCAGCCCTGATCTGGTTTCTTCATTGCAAGGCCAGATAACCCTTAAAGAGGCCCGCGACTGGGAGCGCACATCCGATCACGTTCCGGTGTGCGTAACCCTGTCGCTGTAG
- a CDS encoding fumarylacetoacetate hydrolase family protein has protein sequence MQSVFPPPSPVIVPVTDGRGFPVRRVFCVGRNYAAHAREMGSDPAREPPFFFSKPADAVVPGDADIPYPPATTLLHHEVELVVALHSGGHDIPVEAALSRVFGYAVGLDLTRRDLQFAARDAGRPWDMAKGFDHSAPVGPITPVMDGGLPNSASDGDIVLTVNGTERQRGRLSDMIWSVSEVISALSQLVTLAAGDLIMTGTPDGVSPLSRGDVLTASVSGLLPLHNRIV, from the coding sequence ATGCAGAGCGTTTTTCCGCCCCCCTCTCCCGTAATCGTGCCCGTGACGGATGGAAGGGGCTTTCCTGTCCGCAGGGTGTTTTGTGTCGGCAGGAACTATGCTGCCCATGCACGTGAAATGGGGAGTGATCCGGCGCGTGAGCCGCCATTTTTCTTCTCCAAACCGGCGGATGCGGTGGTGCCGGGGGATGCGGATATTCCTTATCCGCCTGCGACCACCCTGCTGCATCACGAGGTTGAGCTGGTCGTGGCACTGCATTCCGGCGGACACGATATTCCGGTCGAGGCTGCGCTGTCCCGTGTGTTTGGCTATGCGGTCGGGCTGGATCTGACGCGGCGCGATCTCCAGTTTGCCGCGCGTGATGCGGGGCGTCCGTGGGATATGGCAAAGGGGTTCGACCACTCCGCCCCCGTCGGGCCGATTACGCCGGTGATGGATGGCGGGTTGCCCAATAGTGCGTCGGATGGGGATATCGTGCTGACGGTCAATGGCACGGAGCGCCAGCGCGGGCGGCTGAGCGACATGATCTGGTCAGTCAGTGAAGTCATCTCGGCCCTGTCGCAGTTAGTCACTCTTGCGGCTGGTGATCTGATCATGACCGGCACGCCGGATGGAGTCTCTCCCCTGTCGCGCGGTGATGTCCTGACTGCATCAGTGTCCGGCCTGCTCCCCCTGCATAATCGCATCGTCTGA
- a CDS encoding gamma-glutamyl-gamma-aminobutyrate hydrolase family protein, with protein sequence MKPLIGISCCTKPFGAFSTPNHAASDTYVQVTDDVIRAVPVLIPANGDRADLSALLSRLDGIIFTGSRSNVHPDQYGGAPHAEGTPEDVRRDAVTLPLIRAAVACGVPILAICRGFQELNVALGGSLHQVLQDMPGYLDHSTPIVPQSSLRNAKAHMVTAVTDGWLHRLADTASFAVNSLHNQGINRLAPQLRADAHAPDGVIEAVRAVDCPGFVVGVQWHPEFDYLTDTLSHRIFEDFGAAVEARYRGITGETAIRPDGWPARLNKIRLHQVCSRDSTGVSGGF encoded by the coding sequence ATGAAACCGCTTATTGGCATTTCCTGCTGCACCAAGCCCTTCGGGGCTTTTTCGACGCCTAACCATGCCGCGTCGGATACGTATGTGCAGGTGACCGATGATGTGATCAGGGCTGTGCCGGTGCTGATTCCGGCGAATGGGGATCGTGCCGATCTCTCCGCCCTGCTGAGCCGTCTGGATGGTATTATTTTCACTGGTAGCCGATCCAACGTGCATCCCGATCAATATGGCGGTGCGCCGCATGCCGAGGGGACGCCCGAAGATGTGCGGCGTGATGCGGTGACATTGCCATTGATCCGGGCCGCTGTGGCATGTGGCGTGCCGATTCTGGCCATCTGCCGCGGGTTTCAGGAACTGAATGTCGCGCTGGGTGGCAGCCTGCATCAGGTTCTGCAGGACATGCCGGGTTATCTGGACCATTCCACTCCGATCGTGCCGCAATCCTCGCTGCGCAATGCCAAGGCGCATATGGTCACCGCCGTGACTGATGGCTGGCTGCACCGTCTGGCGGACACGGCCTCTTTTGCGGTGAACTCCCTGCATAATCAGGGCATCAACCGGCTGGCTCCCCAGTTGCGTGCCGATGCACATGCGCCTGATGGCGTGATTGAAGCTGTCCGGGCGGTTGATTGCCCGGGGTTTGTAGTAGGGGTGCAATGGCATCCTGAGTTCGATTATCTGACCGACACATTGTCACATCGTATTTTCGAGGATTTTGGTGCGGCGGTGGAAGCTCGCTATCGGGGGATCACCGGCGAGACGGCCATCCGTCCGGACGGATGGCCAGCGCGGCTGAATAAAATCCGTCTGCATCAGGTGTGTTCCAGGGACAGCACTGGTGTTTCTGGCGGGTTTTGA
- a CDS encoding NAD(P)/FAD-dependent oxidoreductase: protein MTQIDLAPPASSTQPRIIDTDVAIIGAGPAGLFAAFELGMLRLRAVLIDALQEVGGQCAALYPEKPIYDIPAHPAISGGDLIAALERQIAPFDVPRLLSRRVETLSGARGDFTLTTSAGDTVRARAVVLAAGAGAFGPNRPPLDGLETFEASGAVQYYVRRREDFRGRSVVIAGGGDSAVDWALALRGIAARIFVVHRRAKFRAAPESLAQLEEAAAAGEVELVVPYQLHGLQGADGVLSAVEVATLDGEIRRLEVDCLLPFFGLSMDLGPIAEWGLALERHHITIDPSRCETNVPGIFAIGDVATYPGKLKLILQGFSEAAMAAHAIHPIVHPDQALHFEYSTSTGVPG from the coding sequence ATGACACAGATCGACCTTGCCCCGCCTGCTTCTTCGACCCAACCCCGGATAATCGATACCGATGTCGCTATTATCGGCGCCGGACCGGCCGGATTATTCGCGGCTTTCGAGCTGGGTATGCTGCGGTTACGCGCCGTGCTGATCGATGCATTGCAGGAGGTTGGTGGCCAGTGCGCGGCCCTGTATCCTGAAAAGCCGATCTACGACATTCCCGCCCATCCTGCGATTTCCGGTGGCGATCTGATCGCGGCGCTGGAACGGCAGATTGCTCCCTTTGATGTGCCGCGTCTGCTGTCCCGCCGGGTGGAGACGCTGAGCGGGGCACGGGGCGATTTCACGCTGACGACCAGTGCAGGCGATACGGTGCGTGCGCGTGCTGTGGTGCTGGCGGCAGGCGCGGGTGCGTTCGGACCGAACCGTCCTCCGTTGGACGGGCTTGAAACCTTCGAGGCTTCCGGTGCCGTGCAGTACTATGTGCGTCGTCGGGAGGATTTTCGGGGGCGTTCCGTCGTCATCGCCGGGGGTGGTGACAGTGCGGTGGACTGGGCACTGGCCCTGCGCGGGATTGCAGCGCGGATTTTCGTGGTGCACCGGCGCGCCAAATTCCGTGCCGCCCCGGAATCGCTTGCTCAGCTGGAGGAAGCCGCGGCGGCGGGGGAGGTCGAACTGGTGGTCCCTTATCAACTGCATGGTCTTCAGGGCGCAGACGGCGTGTTGTCCGCCGTGGAGGTTGCGACTCTGGATGGTGAGATACGCCGTCTGGAAGTTGATTGCCTGCTGCCTTTCTTCGGTCTGTCGATGGATCTGGGGCCCATTGCGGAATGGGGGCTGGCGCTGGAGCGTCATCACATCACGATCGATCCGTCGCGTTGCGAGACCAATGTGCCAGGTATTTTCGCCATCGGGGATGTTGCCACCTATCCGGGCAAGCTGAAGCTGATTCTGCAGGGATTCAGCGAAGCTGCGATGGCGGCGCATGCCATCCATCCGATCGTGCATCCCGATCAGGCGCTGCATTTTGAATATTCGACCAGCACCGGCGTTCCAGGCTGA
- the tsaE gene encoding tRNA (adenosine(37)-N6)-threonylcarbamoyltransferase complex ATPase subunit type 1 TsaE: protein MSLTPSSSLPASSLSASSTLLLADQAATEALGRHIADALRPGDAVLLEGSLGAGKSTLVRALLRHLADDPALDVPSPTYTLVQSYNTPRGAVAHLDLWRLDGPDALHELGWDALLKDIVIVEWPDRLEDLRPDQALTIRLEALPDNDGARHAHLSGWPAERLPR from the coding sequence ATGTCCCTAACACCCTCTTCATCACTGCCGGCTTCATCACTGTCGGCATCTTCCACGCTCCTGCTGGCCGATCAGGCCGCGACGGAGGCACTTGGCCGCCATATCGCCGATGCCCTGCGTCCCGGTGATGCCGTCCTGCTGGAAGGCTCTCTGGGAGCCGGGAAAAGCACACTGGTGCGCGCCCTGCTGCGTCATCTGGCGGATGATCCGGCACTGGATGTGCCGAGCCCTACCTATACGCTGGTACAAAGCTACAATACCCCGCGCGGAGCCGTGGCCCATCTGGATCTATGGCGTCTGGACGGGCCTGATGCGCTGCATGAACTGGGGTGGGACGCTTTGCTGAAAGACATCGTCATCGTTGAATGGCCTGACCGGCTGGAAGATTTACGCCCGGATCAGGCGCTGACCATCAGGCTTGAAGCCCTGCCCGACAATGATGGCGCGCGCCATGCCCATCTGTCCGGCTGGCCTGCGGAGCGACTGCCCCGATGA